The following are from one region of the Ptychodera flava strain L36383 chromosome 15, AS_Pfla_20210202, whole genome shotgun sequence genome:
- the LOC139151659 gene encoding carbohydrate sulfotransferase 1-like, with amino-acid sequence MSSPWFVKMMVRFTPRRLVIVFAAVSIFVCYFLLSGNGSVRLDETWSTAKLKKYSMNADDSVHSPLDGAAGSRAGKKLRVLVFASKRSGSSFFSELFNHNLDFVYYYEPLTYLTFESMRVQYRNDVFDRKAVEVIKCLFKWDFAPLAAIAKTKALGRICRHGREMLQTTFCRASPRRAPGPLITLADLKHSKAHIAIKTIRLYDLDVLRPIASDPDINLKVIHLVRDPRGIWNSRLNLNKTNYDFVRRRTNWDEVTDLCKNMLDNYKLALRAPQWLQGKYFLARYEDIALNPLAMATRVYQFLGIPLPDRVTEWVTAHTQESRFGRFGTTRNSSSVVAQWRHQLPIRTVYDIQNKCHAVMNELGYVKILKDSDLTNKTFNVIGEGSNILL; translated from the exons ATGTCATCCCCGTGGTTTGTTAAGATGATGGTGAGGTTTACGCCAAGAAGACTGGTGATTGTTTTTGCCGCTGTGTCCATTTTCGTGTGTTACTTTTTACTTTCTG GGAATGGCAGTGTACGCCTAGATGAGACATGGTCGAcagcaaaattgaaaaaatattcaatgaatGCAGACGATAGTGTACACTCGCCACTTGATGGCGCTGCGGGCAGTCGTGCGGGTAAAAAACTTCGAGTTTTGGTGTTCGCCAGTAAACGGTCTGGCTCATCGTTCTTTTCTGAGTTATTCAATCATAACCTCGACTTTGTGTACTACTACGAGCCACTGACTTACTTAACGTTTGAAAGCATGCGGGTGCAATACAGAAATGACGTCTTCGATCGGAAAGCTGTTGAAGTTATTAAATGTCTTTTCAAGTGGGATTTCGCGCCCTTGGCGGCTATTGCGAAGACCAAAGCTTTGGGAAGAATTTGCCGTCACGGAAGAGAGATGTTACAAACGACATTCTGCAGAGCTTCTCCAAGACGCGCGCCGGGACCACTGATAACGCTGGCTGACCTCAAGCATTCGAAGGCACACATAGCCATCAAGACTATTCGCCTGTATGACCTGGATGTACTACGACCGATCGCAAGCGACCCCGACATCAATCTGAAAGTTATCCATCTCGTTCGCGACCCTCGTGGAATCTGGAATTCTCGGCTGAATCTGAATAAGACGAACTATGATTTTGTCAGGAGGCGCACAAACTGGGACGAAGTTACTGACCTTTGCAAAAACATGCTCGATAATTATAAATTGGCCCTCAGAGCGCCGCAGTGGCTGCAGGGAAAGTATTTTTTGGCCAGATATGAGGACATCGCTCTTAATCCACTTGCTATGGCAACAAGGGTGTACCAATTCCTCGGAATTCCTCTACCTGATCGGGTAACGGAATGGGTTACGGCCCATACCCAGGAAAGCAGATTTGGACGTTTCGGAACCACCCGAAACTCTTCGTCAGTCGTCGCGCAATGGCGCCACCAACTCCCCATACGAACCGTGTATGACATACAGAACAAGTGCCACGCGGTCATGAACGAACTCGGCTATGTCAAAATTCTCAAAGATTCAGATCTGACAAATAAGACTTTCAACGTCATTGGAGAGGGTTCAAACATCCTTCTGTAA
- the LOC139151660 gene encoding tRNA methyltransferase 10 homolog B-like yields MATEKADPQEEVINDVESMAEEGCQDSTICSSMSKKALKRQMKYQAIVMEKKAKRKEEKERKKARKREASERQTAIEGDLGNSDTAHEVDDDNRKHSKKYSNKAIRERLEDAMKSGQRICVDCGFESNMDKKEVCKLAQQLGRLYGANRHAEKPFHIYFTNLHKDEAIYKECVRVNCGFENYLIEMTDKSHLESFDRSEIVYLTPDSANVLEFLEPDKVYIIGGLVDESPQKNVTLKNAEKFDVKTAQLPIDKYMEKVEGKFNYSKILTINQVFDILLTFYNTGDWKKALVAGVPRRKGYKLMEADKKL; encoded by the coding sequence ATGGCGACAGAGAAAGCAGATCCACAAGAGGAGGTGATAAATGATGTAGAATCCATGGCCGAAGAGGGCTGTCAAGACTCCACCATATGCAGCAGCATGTCAAAGAAAGCACTGAAGCGACAGATGAAATATCAAGCCATAGTGATGGAAAAGAAAGCCAAGAGGAAAGAAGAGAAGGAACGAAAGAAAGCCAGAAAGAGAGAGGCAAGTGAAAGACAGACTGCCATAGAGGGCGATCTTGGGAACAGTGACACAGCCCACGAAGTTGATGATGATAACCGGAAACACAGCAAGAAGTACTCAAACAAGGCCATACGAGAGAGGCTTGAAGATGCTATGAAGAGTGGACAGAGAATATGTGTTGACTGCGGATTTGAAAGTAACATGGACAAAAAAGAAGTCTGTAAACTTGCTCAACAGCTTGGAAGATTGTACGGTGCAAACAGACACGCCGAAAAACCGTTTCATATCTATTTCACAAATTTGCACAAGGATGAAGCAATCTACAAGGAGTGTGTGAGAGTGAACTGCGGATTTGAAAACTATCTCATCGAAATGACTGATAAAAGTCACCTCGAAAGTTTTGATAGAAGTGAGATAGTTTACCTCACACCGGACTCTGCAAACGTTTTGGAGTTCCTTGAACCAGACAAAGTCTACATCATCGGTGGACTTGTAGATGAATCCCCTCAGAAGAACGTGACTCTCAAAAATGCCGAGAAATTCGATGTCAAGACGGCACAACTGCCCATTGATAAATACATGGAAAAAGTGGAAGGAAAGTTTAACTACTCCAAAATTCTGACGATAAATCAAGTGTTTGATATTCTGTTGACTTTCTACAACACCGGGGACTGGAAGAAAGCTCTGGTAGCTGGAGTTCCACGGAGGAAAGGATACAAATTAATGGAGGCTGATAAAAAACTGTGA